The DNA sequence TGCACTGGATGCAGAAACCGGCGCGCTGTGCCCGGAATTTGCTGAAAACGGCAAACTGAACCTGCAGCAGAACATGCCTTACGCGCGTGCGGGTGCTTATGAGCCAACTTCACCGCCTGTTATCACTGATAAAGTGATTGTGATTGCCGGTGCGGTAACCGATAACTACTCAACCAAAGAGCCATCTGGCGTGGTGCGTGGTTTTGATGTCAACACAGGTAAACTGCTGTGGGCATTCGATCCAGGCGCGAAAGATCCAAACGTGGTTCCGGAAGGCGAGCAGCACTATGTGCCGAACTCACCAAACTCCTGGGCACCTGCGGCTTATGACGCGAAACTGGATCTGGTTTACCTGCCAATCGGTGTAGCGACGCCAGATATCTGGGGCGGCAACCGTACGCCAGAAATCGAACGTTATGCGACCGGCCTGCTGGCGCTGAACGCGACGACAGGTAAAGTTGCCTGGTTCTACCAGACTGTTCACCACGATCTGTGGGATATGGACGTGCCTGCTCAGCCAACGCTGGCAGACATTACTGATAAGAGCGGCAACAGCGTGCCGGTAATCTACGTGCCGACCAAAACGGGTGATATCTTCGTTCTGGATCGTCGTAGCGGTAAAGAAGTGGTTCCGGCTCCGGAAACCCCAGTGCCACAGGGCGCGGCTAAAGGCGACCACGTATCTCCTACTCAGCACTTCTCCGAACTGACCTACCGTCCGAAGAACAAGCTGACCGGTGCGGATATGTGGGGTGCGACAATTTATGATCAGCTGATCTGTCGCGTCATGTTCCACAGCATGCGTTATGAAGGTCCGTTCACACCACCTTCAGAGCAGGGTACCCTGGTATTCCCAGGCAACCTGGGCATGTTCGAGTGGGGCGGCATTTCTGTTAATACCGATCGTCAGATCGCGATTACCAACCCAATGGCGCTGCCGTTTGTTTCTCGTCTGATCCCACGTGGTCCGAACAACCCGATGTGGCCAAATGAGAAAGACAAAGGCGGCAGCGGTAGCGAGACTGGCGTTCAGCCACAGTATGGCGTGCCATACGGCGTGACCCTGAACCCGTTCCTGTCACCGCTGGGCTTCCCTTGCAAACAGCCAGCATGGGGTTATATCTCTGCGGTTGACCTGAAAACTAACGATATCGTGTGGAAAAAGCGCATCGGTACCGTTCGCGACAGCTCACCGGTTCCACTGCCGTTCAAGATGGGGATGCCTATGCTGGGCGGCCCAATCTCTACGGCGGGTAACGTGATGTTTATTGGTGCGACTGCGGATAACTATCTGCGCGCCTTCAACGTGACCAACGGTAAACCATTGTGGGAAGCTCGTCTGCCAGCGGGCGGCCAGGCGACGCCAATGACCTATGAAGTGAACGGCAAGCAGTACGTGCTGATCGCAGCGGGTGGTCATGGCTCCTTCGGCACCAAGCTGGGCGACTATATTGTTGCTTACGCACTGCCAGATGATGCTAAAAAATAAGCGATAACGGGCGTGCTATCTGCCGCCTGACAACGCCGGTTTTAGCCGGCGTATCGACATAAGGCAACCGTTCAGCGGTTGCCTTTTTTTTGCCAAAG is a window from the Pantoea sp. CCBC3-3-1 genome containing:
- a CDS encoding glucose/quinate/shikimate family membrane-bound PQQ-dependent dehydrogenase, coding for MQSKAPLSRILVILTAVFAVLSGLYLLIGGIWLARLGGSFYYIIAGVIELVVAWLLFRRRSSALLLYAVFLLATLIWSLWEVGSDFWALTPRLDVTFFLGLWLVLPFVYRGLSQGKFARGALSAVLVVTVIALAYSVFNDPQEINGSLTPEQAANVNKSADGIAAGDWPAYGRTQAGTRYSPLTQINDKNVGQLKEAWTFRTGDMKGPTDPGELTDEVTPIKIGDSLYLCTPHQILFALDAATGKEKWKFDPKMKTDPSFQHVTCRGVSYHETPAAAATPAGGKPALCARRIILPVNDGHLYALDAETGALCPEFAENGKLNLQQNMPYARAGAYEPTSPPVITDKVIVIAGAVTDNYSTKEPSGVVRGFDVNTGKLLWAFDPGAKDPNVVPEGEQHYVPNSPNSWAPAAYDAKLDLVYLPIGVATPDIWGGNRTPEIERYATGLLALNATTGKVAWFYQTVHHDLWDMDVPAQPTLADITDKSGNSVPVIYVPTKTGDIFVLDRRSGKEVVPAPETPVPQGAAKGDHVSPTQHFSELTYRPKNKLTGADMWGATIYDQLICRVMFHSMRYEGPFTPPSEQGTLVFPGNLGMFEWGGISVNTDRQIAITNPMALPFVSRLIPRGPNNPMWPNEKDKGGSGSETGVQPQYGVPYGVTLNPFLSPLGFPCKQPAWGYISAVDLKTNDIVWKKRIGTVRDSSPVPLPFKMGMPMLGGPISTAGNVMFIGATADNYLRAFNVTNGKPLWEARLPAGGQATPMTYEVNGKQYVLIAAGGHGSFGTKLGDYIVAYALPDDAKK